One Chlorobaculum limnaeum genomic window carries:
- a CDS encoding DNA recombination protein RmuC, with product MTSTFVILLLVLLIAALGFLLLRSQRESSALSVENARLAAEVAHERERGASVAEARRADEARLEAAMENLANRIVEERGAALSEQHRQRLDGLLEPFRLQLDSFRQRVDEVHRSDTELSARLLEQVRQLQELNHQVSDEANNLARAIKGESKKQGDWGELIVERLLEASGLVKGREYTVQESDRTEDGRFVRPDFMVHLPGEKAVVVDAKVSLTAYERWCGEEHEARRSEALREHVQSVRRHVAELERKDYAALRGNRTLDFVIMCIPLEPAYQAAMQADTSLFYDLAGRNVVVTGPATLMITLRLIAQIWRRENENRNAELIADKAGRIYDQVVLVAEAMTDARRKLSGVSESFDLAMKRLTEGRGNLAGRAEEIRKLGAKVSKRLPQELMDNEQLIIDNES from the coding sequence ATGACCTCAACCTTTGTCATCCTTCTGCTCGTCCTACTCATCGCCGCGCTCGGATTCCTGCTTCTGCGCAGCCAGCGGGAGTCGAGTGCGCTTTCGGTTGAGAATGCGCGGTTGGCGGCGGAGGTGGCGCATGAGCGGGAGCGGGGAGCGTCCGTAGCTGAAGCCCGGCGGGCGGATGAGGCGCGGTTGGAGGCGGCGATGGAGAATCTGGCGAACCGGATCGTGGAGGAGCGGGGCGCGGCGCTTTCGGAGCAGCACCGGCAGCGGCTCGACGGGCTTCTGGAGCCGTTTCGGTTGCAGCTCGACTCGTTCCGGCAGCGTGTCGATGAGGTGCATCGCAGCGACACGGAGCTGTCGGCGCGGCTGCTCGAACAGGTGCGGCAGCTTCAGGAGCTGAACCACCAGGTGAGCGACGAGGCCAACAACCTGGCGCGGGCCATCAAGGGGGAGAGCAAGAAGCAGGGGGACTGGGGCGAGCTGATTGTCGAGCGGCTGCTGGAGGCCTCGGGACTCGTGAAGGGGCGCGAATACACCGTTCAGGAGAGCGACCGAACGGAGGATGGGCGGTTCGTGCGGCCTGACTTCATGGTGCACCTGCCGGGCGAAAAGGCGGTGGTGGTCGATGCCAAAGTGTCGCTCACCGCCTACGAGCGCTGGTGCGGCGAGGAGCACGAGGCGCGACGCAGCGAGGCGTTGCGCGAGCATGTGCAGTCGGTGCGGCGGCACGTCGCCGAGCTGGAGCGCAAGGACTACGCGGCGCTCCGGGGCAACCGTACGCTCGACTTCGTCATCATGTGCATCCCGCTCGAACCGGCGTATCAGGCGGCGATGCAGGCCGATACGTCGCTCTTCTACGATCTGGCGGGGCGGAACGTCGTCGTCACCGGCCCGGCGACGCTCATGATTACGCTGCGCCTCATCGCGCAGATCTGGCGGCGCGAGAACGAGAACCGCAACGCCGAGCTGATCGCCGACAAGGCGGGCCGCATCTATGACCAGGTGGTGCTGGTCGCCGAAGCGATGACCGATGCCCGCCGCAAGCTCTCCGGCGTCTCGGAGAGCTTCGACCTCGCCATGAAGCGCCTCACCGAAGGCCGCGGCAACCTCGCCGGACGCGCCGAGGAGATTCGCAAACTCGGCGCGAAAGTCTCGAAGCGGTTGCCGCAAGAGTTAATGGATAATGAACAATTGATAATTGATAATGAATCGTAG
- a CDS encoding exonuclease SbcCD subunit D C-terminal domain-containing protein, with the protein MSLRILHTSDWHLGRSLFGRSRLHEFEAFLDWLAGTVESRGIEVLVVAGDIFDTTTPGNATQKLYYQFLNRIALTPGSPCRHVVITSGNHDSPTFLDAPKELLRSFDVHVLGAVTGELADEVRVLFDRQGSPEAIVCAVPFLRDRDIRTVEPGESLEDKIRKLSDGVSLHYAEIARIAAERRRSLGEQIPVIAMGHLFTAGCVTSEDDGVREIYAGALSIVCSTAFPPVFDYVALGHMHVPQRVDKTEHMRYCGSPIPMGFGEAKQQKLVLQVDFEGREPTVTEIEIPRFQPLERLAGSLDELSAAIAALRSAGSNAWLEIDYRGDEAPATVQEAMEQAVAGSLLEIRRIRNNRPLQQALRHSAADETLQQLDPEAVFNRCLEAYGTDESLRPALVESYREVLRSIREEDVMAEETKS; encoded by the coding sequence TTGTCTTTAAGAATCCTTCATACCTCCGACTGGCATCTCGGGCGGTCGCTGTTCGGGCGGAGCCGCCTGCATGAGTTCGAGGCGTTTCTCGACTGGCTGGCGGGAACCGTCGAGTCGCGCGGCATCGAGGTGCTCGTCGTGGCGGGCGATATTTTCGACACCACCACGCCCGGCAACGCCACGCAGAAGCTCTACTATCAATTCCTGAACCGCATCGCCCTCACGCCTGGATCGCCGTGCCGACACGTCGTCATCACGAGCGGCAACCACGATTCGCCCACCTTTCTCGATGCGCCGAAGGAGCTGCTGCGCTCGTTCGACGTGCATGTGCTTGGCGCGGTGACGGGCGAACTGGCGGACGAGGTGCGCGTACTCTTCGACCGGCAGGGAAGTCCCGAAGCGATTGTCTGCGCGGTGCCGTTCCTGCGGGATCGCGACATTCGCACGGTCGAGCCGGGGGAGAGTCTGGAGGACAAAATCCGCAAGCTCTCCGACGGTGTCTCGCTGCACTACGCCGAGATTGCGCGGATTGCCGCCGAACGCCGCCGGAGCCTCGGCGAACAGATTCCGGTGATCGCGATGGGCCACCTCTTCACGGCGGGGTGCGTCACGAGCGAGGATGACGGCGTACGTGAAATTTACGCCGGAGCGCTTTCGATTGTCTGCTCGACCGCCTTTCCGCCTGTCTTTGACTACGTTGCCCTCGGCCACATGCACGTACCGCAACGGGTTGACAAAACGGAACATATGCGCTATTGCGGCTCGCCGATTCCGATGGGATTCGGCGAAGCGAAGCAGCAGAAGCTGGTGCTTCAGGTTGATTTCGAGGGGCGCGAGCCGACCGTCACGGAGATCGAAATTCCCCGCTTCCAGCCGCTCGAACGGCTCGCCGGGAGCCTCGACGAACTGAGCGCCGCCATTGCCGCGCTGCGGTCGGCGGGCAGCAACGCCTGGCTGGAGATCGACTATCGCGGTGACGAAGCGCCCGCGACGGTGCAGGAGGCGATGGAGCAGGCGGTCGCGGGATCGCTGCTCGAAATCCGGCGCATCCGCAACAACCGTCCGCTCCAGCAGGCGCTGCGCCACTCCGCGGCGGACGAGACGCTCCAGCAGCTCGACCCCGAAGCGGTTTTCAACCGCTGCCTCGAAGCGTACGGCACGGACGAATCCCTCCGCCCCGCGCTCGTCGAGAGCTACCGCGAGGTGCTTCGCTCGATCCGCGAAGAGGACGTGATGGCCGAGGAGACGAAATCATGA